One region of Oryza sativa Japonica Group chromosome 10, ASM3414082v1 genomic DNA includes:
- the LOC107275489 gene encoding acyl transferase 15 — MCTVVTKSPPEIVRPSEPVTTTAATSKVIFSPLDRPLAIVPIVVLQVFEHPIHEPVETIRRGLSRALVHYYPLAGRLAGDDYDDVHIDCTGEGVTFVAANADCTVKELVRDIDCRSPDAAKAVIRELIVDYPANGFGRADPLVLMQVTAFACGGFVVGVTWNHGAADGFGIAQFLQAVGELARGLPTPAVTPVRWDGWAQAVAPSTVMASKRFMFGVKAPTRLALHSITIPARTIDGVRGATACTMFEAVAAALWRCRTRVVMSDPDAPTVLAITVNSRKHVGVKDGYYGNCATVHMAVARSGAVAGGDMTEAVRAIRRAKEEIPERLKKGDVIGELSKEQLGGYESVLLVTCWRNIGFEAVDYGGGRTARVMTTYEQGRVRPMCVVCLPWQGEEEEGARVLSGCVTPHHADAFLREIATL, encoded by the coding sequence ATGTGCACAGTGGTGACCAAGTCGCCGCCGGAGATCGTCCGGCCATCGGagccggtgacgacgacggcggcgaccagcaAGGTCATCTTCTCACCCTTGGACAGGCCTCTCGCCATCGTACCGATCGTAGTGTTGCAGGTGTTCGAGCATCCGATCCACGAGCCCGTGGAGACCATAAGGAGGGGGCTCTCCCGAGCACTGGTCCACTACTAccctctcgccggccgcctcgccggcgacgactacGACGACGTGCACATCGACTGCACCGGCGAAGGCGTGACCTTCGTTGCCGCAAACGCCGACTGCACCGTCAAGGAGCTCGTCCGCGACATCGACTGCCGGTCACCCGACGCCGCGAAGGCGGTTATACGGGAGCTCATCGTCGACTACCCGGCGAATGGCTTCGGCCGCGCCGACCCTCTCGTCCTAATGCAGGTCACCGCCTTCGCCTGCGGTGGCTTCGTCGTCGGCGTGACGTGGAACCACGGCGCGGCCGATGGTTTCGGGATCGCGCAGTTTCTCCAAGCCGTCGGTGAGCTCGCCCGCGGGCTACCGACGCCGGCCGTTACGCCGGTGAGGTGGGACGGGTGGGCGCAGGCGGTGGCCCCTTCCACGGTCATGGCGTCCAAGCGGTTCATGTTCGGCGTCAAGGCGCCGACGAGGCTCGCCCTGCACAGCATCACCATCCCGGCGAGGACGATCGACGGCGTCCGAGGTGCCACGGCGTGCACGATgttcgaggcggtggcggcggcgctgtggcGGTGCCGCACCCGCGTGGTGATGTCCGACCCCGACGCCCCCACCGTGCTCGCCATCACGGTGAACTCTCGCAAGCACGTCGGCGTCAAGGACGGGTACTACGGCAACTGCGCCACCGTGCacatggcggtggcgaggagcggcgcggtggcgggcggcgacaTGACGGAGGCGGTGAGGGCGATACGGCGCGCCAAGGAGGAGATACCGGAGAGGTTGAAGAAGGGGGACGTGATCGGCGAGCTGAGCAAGGAGCAGCTGGGTGGGTACGAGAGCGTGCTGCTGGTGACGTGCTGGAGGAATATCGGGTTCGAGGCGGTGGACtacggcggcgggaggacggcgagggTGATGACGACGTACGAGCAGGGCCGGGTGCGGCCGATGTGCGTGGTGTGTTTGCCATGgcaaggggaggaagaggaaggagccCGGGTGCTGTCCGGCTGTGTCACGCCTCACCATGCCGACGCATTTCTCCGTGAAATAGCTACGCTCTGA